One region of Salvia miltiorrhiza cultivar Shanhuang (shh) chromosome 3, IMPLAD_Smil_shh, whole genome shotgun sequence genomic DNA includes:
- the LOC131019065 gene encoding expansin-B4-like, translating into MPSELGNATLAAFSTAVATWYGSPTGAGSGGACGFENDVINAPYYGMISAGNQKIFRSGAGCGTCYSIKCSENPSCSGAPISVTITDECPGACNNEPFHFDLSGKAFGSLAKRGQADALRKAGRINVQYTRIRCRYKSNIAFKIDKGSNPFYLSFAVEDVNGDGELAGVAILPQGWKSWAPMQRVFGETWKFDVPSAAAGPYSVRLTDSTRTSVVARNVIPVNWAPQKTYYSIVNFA; encoded by the exons ATGCCTTCGGAGTTAGGGAATGCTACACTAGCTGCTTTCTCAACGGCCGTTGCTACGTGGTACGGCAGTCCCACCGGAGCAGGAAGTG GCGGAGCTTGTGGTTTTGAAAATGATGTGATAAATGCTCCTTACTATGGCATGATTTCTGCTGGAAACCAAAAAATATTTAGATCTGGAGCTGGTTGTGGGACTTGTTACTCG ATAAAATGCAGTGAAAATCCATCTTGCTCAGGAGCTCCAATAAGTGTAACAATCACAGACGAGTGCCCTGGCGCCTGTAATAATGAGCCTTTTCACTTTGATTTAAGTGGAAAAGCCTTTGGCTCTTTAGCAAAACGTGGGCAAGCTGATGCTTTAAGGAAAGCCGGAAGGATCAACGTTCAATACACAAG GATAAGATGCCGATACAAGTCAAACATAGCATTTAAGATCGACAAGGGGTCGAACCCCTTCTATCTATCTTTCGCGGTGGAGGATGTCAACGGTGACGGAGAGCTCGCCGGAGTGGCGATATTGCCCCAAGGCTGGAAATCGTGGGCTCCGATGCAACGTGTTTTTGGGGAGACTTGGAAATTCGACGTGCCGAGCGCCGCCGCCGGTCCCTATTCGGTTAGGTTGACCGATAGCACCCGGACATCGGTCGTGGCTCGAAATGTGATTCCGGTGAATTGGGCGCCTCAGAAAACATATTACTCAATTGTTAATTTTGCTTGA